In the Sarcophilus harrisii chromosome 1, mSarHar1.11, whole genome shotgun sequence genome, one interval contains:
- the RPS15 gene encoding 40S ribosomal protein S15, translated as STIPESSSPRLYILHSLGLRTHSTLRFKPPGQQRTHSQPGKEKRKGRDLRVTQGEAGPQHAGVRVPSRDICACANGSGLFLPADKMAEVEQKKKRTFRKFTYRGVDLDQLLDMSYEQLMQLYSARQRRRLNRGLRRKQHSLLKRLRKAKKEAPPMEKPEVVKTHLRDMIILPEMVGSMVGVYNGKTFNQVEIKPEMIGHYLGEFSITYKPVKHGRPGIGATHSSRFIPLK; from the exons AGCACGATCCCAGAGTCCTCAAGTCCTCGGCTCTACATTCTACATTCACTTGGGCTCCGCACACACTCTACACTCCGCTTTAAGCCTCCAGGCCAGCAGAGGACGCACTCCCAGCCCGGGAAGGAGAAACGGAAGGGGCGGGATCTGCGTGTGACGCAGGGGGAGGCGGGACCGCAGCACGCCGGCGTAAGGGTGCCGTCGCGCGATATCTGCGCCTGCGCGAACGGGAGCGGTCTTTTCCTACCAGCAGACAAGATG GCGGAAGTGGAGCAGAAGAAGAAGCGAACCTTCCGGAAGTTCACCTACCGCGGCGTGGACCTGGATCAGCTGCTGGACATGTCCTA TGAACAACTCATGCAGTTGTACAGTGCTCGACAGCGTCGGCGACTCAACCGGGGTCTGCGGCGCAAGCAGCACTCCCTCCTGAAGCGCCTGAGAAAGGCCAAGAAGGAGGCACCCCCCATGGAAAAGCCAGAGGTGGTGAAGACACACCTTCGAGACATGATCATCCTGCCAGAGATGGTGGGGAGTATGGTAGGCGTCTATAACGGCAAGACCTTCAATCAGGTGGAAATTAAG CCCGAGATGATTGGACACTACTTGGGAGAATTCTCTATCACCTATAAGCCTGTGAAACATGGTCGGCCGGGTATTGGAGCTACCCACTCCTCTCGCTTCATCCCTCTCAAGTAA